The genomic interval ACAGTTTCGTGATGAATTAATCTCTTTTATGAAACAAAATTTTACTGATTATTATGAATTAGATTTTACAAAAGATGAAATTGAAGCAATTGAAAAAATGAGTCAAGAGAAATATGGAACTTGGGACTATGTATTTGGTAAGTCTCCAAAATTTCAATTCAAAAATATCAATAAATTTAAAGGTGGCATTGTAGAATGTCAATTTGATGTATCAAAAGGAATCATTCAAAATATGCATATCTATGGCGACTTCTTTGGATTAAAAGATATTAATGAATTAACCAATCAATTAAATGGTACTAAATATGAAGAATCAGCTATAAAAGAAAAACTAATAGACTTAAATGACTATATTAATAATATCACTGTTGAAGAATTTATCAGTTTATTGTTTTAAATAGACATTTTAAAAAGAACTCAAAATGCCGAGTTCTTTTCATCTATTAGTATTTATAAGATCCTACTTATCAAAATGAAGTAAAAAAACTAATCTAGTCAAGTTAATTGACAAATGTTATAATTAATTTAATTAAATAAAGCGAGGGGATATTATGGATATTTATAAACCAAAATTAAGTCATCTTTTTAGTATTATTCTAATGGATATATTAGGTTCTATAATTTTTTGTGTTGTTATAGGATTTAATTATTTAATTTTATTGATACTATTAATTGTGATTTCTTTATCTTTAATACCAGTATTCTTAATTGTTTATACTCAAAAATTATATATTGATTCAGAAGGAATTCGTATTAAAGGAAAGTTTATTAAAACACATTATGGTTTTAAATGGCAAGAAATCAAACGAGTAGATTATTATACAAACAAAATGGTGTTTTTAACTAATTTTGAAGGCAAAAAAATAAAGTTCACAAATATATGGAAAAATCATAAACAATTAGTGTTACGAGTATATAATGAAATAACTAATAGAAATAGTGAATGTGTTTTTAGTGAATCATTTCTTAATCTAATTGAAAATAAAAAATAAAACTTTATAAAAGCAATAATAGAAAAATATCTATTATTGCTTTTATTATTTTACCTTCATATGGTAAATTGATTATAAATATGTTATTTATATAATGAATTTCAATTAATCTAATATCTATATTTAAATAAAAATAGGGCAGCCACTTTAGCTGCCTTACTTTTTTGATAAATAATCTTTATTTTAGATTTCATCCATTAATGCTTTTACATCTTTATAATCAACTCGATAATCATACACTTTCGATAAATATGAAAATGCTCGCTTTTTATGTCCTTTTAAGAATAAGGCTTTCCCTAAAGCATATTTGTATTCTAATTGATCTTCATCCATCTCTTCTTTATTTACTGGCAATTCTTTATACCAACTGATTGCTTTATCATAATCATTAAGTCCTAAGTAACAATCTCCTAGCACTTTATATTTAGAAAATCTAATGTCATCATCTTCAGAATAGATTTTTTCAATTGCAGCTATTCCTTCTTGATATTTACCTAATTCAGTAGATGCGCATCCTTCAATAAAATACATTACTTCAAGTGGACTATTTTCTTCTTTATAGGCTTCAACATAATATAATGCTTCTTCATATTTTTCTAGTCTAAAGGCAGTAAACATCATCATAATTAATGCTTTATCACTTTTTGGTTTTATTGCCAAACACTTTTTTAACAATTTATAGGCTTTATTTAAACGATTCTTTTGAAATAATGTAATAGAATGATTCAAACTATATACATAAGAATGAAGTTTTGATTTTAATAAATAAAGCAAAAGCAAACAAATATTAAACGCAATTAAAATATAACTTAGAAAAGATCTTTGAATGACTCCAAAAATTCCTAAACCTAAAAGGGTTATTAATAATAAATACAAAAGATAATTTCGTTCACGACTTCCTAAATATAGTAATAATGCCTGTTCATCTTCTGTTGGAATTCTTTCAAAATCTGTTTCAGGATTAATTATTCTTTCTTCTTTCTCAATCTCTTCAAGTTTATCTTTTTCTAATTTATTCAAGTTTTTATCAATTTTTTTTCTATCTGATTTTTTAGTTTTTTTCTTTTTAGTAAACCATTTCGTATAATGTATTCCATTTCCCCCTAAAGTAAATCTAACTCCGGAATTATTTTTACTTACACGAAATCCTTTAACTCCAGTACTAATTCCAATTCCACCATTTTTACTAAAGTTAATTCTTGTATTCTTCCCAATTCGAAAACTTTTTCGAAAACTAATTCCCATATTTACTCACCTCTATTCTATTATAAATTTATTATACAATATTATCATTTAATGTCAACAAATGGATAATAGGACATCGTGATTCTACTGAATATTAACCTATTAAACAGGTAATATTACCCTTTCTAGGTATAGACTTAATACCCTTCATAACAAGATAAACTTAAAATGTTTGTTTACCTACTTTCATTATCTATATTGACTAATAAATACTTTGAATATATAATATTTCTATATTCAAATATTTTTAATATCAAAGTATATAAGGGAGGATTACATGAAAAAAATAGGAATTGTCACCTGTAGCACCAGTGGTTTAGATTACATAAAGGGTTATGAAGACATAAAAAAAGCACGAACTACCATTATTATAAATAATAAAGAGTATTTAGATGGCTTAGAAATTCATCCAAAACAGTTTTATGATCAATTAAATTCATTAACAGAGGTACCTAAAACTGCTCAACCTTCTATGGGGCACCTGTTAGATTTATATCAGCAATTGAAAGATGATGGTTGTACAGATATTATTTATATTTCCATTTCGGAACATTTAAGTGGTACTTATCAAAGTGTTTGCTTATCAAAAGATTTTGTTGAAGATATTAATATCCATCCTTTTAATAGTCAAACAGCATCATTTCTAACTGGATTTATGGCCATGGAAGCACATCGCCTTGCAAAAGAAGGTAAATCTGTGGAAGAAATATTAGATTATCTTGCCTTTTTAAGAGATCATGACAGAATATATTTAATGGTGGATGACTTAAAATATTTAGTACGAAATGGACGTCTATCAAATGCGGCAGGATTTATTGCCTCAGCACTTAGAATTAAACCCTTACTAGAAATCGGTGATGACGGTAAAATAGTTGCCAAAGAAAAAATCCGTACAACAAAAAAAGCATTAGACCGTGTCATTGATAGCTTTTTAGAAGATACCAATAATGGAAAAGATGCTAAATTTATATTTTTATTTAATACAGATGCTTTAAAAAATTTAGAATATACGAAAAATAGATTAAGTAAAGCAGGAATAGATACCTCACAATTAATCGATGCAGCAGTATCACCAGCAATTGGTTGTCATGTTGGTAAAGGTGTAATAGGAATAGGATATGTAAAGAATTAATACATTACTTTTTATCATCAAGTTTTTTATATCCATATTCTTTTAACCAAGTTTCATTATCAGTAAATAGATAAATAAAAGCATCACAAATACTAAAAAACATAATTATTTGATAACGTGAAAAGATTAAATAAACGAAACCTAAAGCAGGTTTTCCTAAATAAAATTTATGCATACCGTATCTACCTAAAAAAAGTGCTAGTAAAATCGCAATCACTTTATTTTTTCCAATCACAAATTCATCTTTTTTAGCTTTTTTGCTTTTTTTACTATTATTTTTTGTTTTCTCATCATTTGTTTCTTCTTTTTTCTTTGGTTCAGATGAAATGTTTATTATATTGTTGTAAAAATTAAATGCATTTTTATCGATTATATCAGACACCATAATCACCTAAAAATCATATTTTCCCCTATAATTTAATATACAATTAAAATATCAATATTATGACAAACTAACATTTAATATGTATCATATTACAAAATAAAAAAGTGATTTTACCTTTATGAGTAAAATCACTTTTTCACTTACTTAGTTGATTTAATCATTAATTCACACATTTTATTAGAAAACTCAATTGGGTCATCTAATTTAAAACCTTCAACTAATAATGCTTGTGAATATAATAAAGTTGCATAATCATTAATATCTTCTTTATCTTTTTCATAAACAGTTTCAAGTGCTTTAAACAATTGATGATTTGGGTTTATTTCTAATACTCTTTGTGCTTTAACACCATTATTTCCTCCTGGCATCACAGCTAGGACTTTTTCCATTTCAAATGAAATATCATCTTTACTAACTAAACAAACAGCACTATCTTTTAATCTTGATGATAATTTAACTTCGCTTACTTTATCTGTTAAACAGTCTTTAATATGACTTAATAAATCCTTATATGTTTTTTCTTTTTCTTCTAAGGCTTCTTTCTCTTCATTACTTTCAAGATTTAAATCACCTTGTGATATATTTTTAAACTTTTTGTTATCATATTCCATCAAAATTTTAATCGCGAATTCATCAATGTCATCTGTGAAATATAACACTTCATAATCTTTTTCTTTTAATAATTCCATTTGTGGTAATTTATCTAATTGATCAATACTTTGACCGGATGCATAATAAATGAATTCTTGCTCTTCTTTCATTCTTTCAACGTATTCTTTTAAAGTGGTATATTCTTTATCTTTAGAAGAATTAAAGATAATTAAGTCTTTTAATAAATCTTTTTTAGCACCAAATTGGTCATATACACCATATTTTATATTAACACCATAAGTTTTATAAAACTCAATGTATTGTTCACGGTCATTTTTAAGCATTCTTTCTAATTCATTTTTAATCTTTTTCTCTAAATTTGAAGCAATCTTTGATAACTGTTTATCATGTTGCAACATTTCCCTTGATATATTCAATGATAAATCAGGTGAATCAACTAAACCTTTGATAAAACGTAAATAATCAGGAATTAATTCTTTACACTTATCCATGATGAATACACCTTTTGAATATAACTGTAGTCCTTTTTCATATTTTTCAGAATACAAATCATAAGGTGCTTTTTTAGGTATAAAGATTAAAGCATTATAATTTAAAGCACCTTCAACATTCATATGAATAGATTTAATAGGTACTTCATAATCATGAAATTGATACTTATAAAATTCATTTAAATCTTCTTCAGAAATTTCTGATTTACTTTTTTTCCAAAGAGGAATCATTGAATTTAAATTTTCCATTTCAGTCATATTTTCAAACTCATCTTTATTGTCTTCTTTAGGAACTTGTTTAGTGACTTCCATAACAATTGGATATCTGACATAATCTGAATATTTTTTAACTAATTCCTTAATTTTAAATTCTTCTAGATATACATCATAAGATTCATCTTCTTCATTATTATCACGTAAAAAAAGTGTGATTTCAGTTCCATGATCTTCTTTCGCTGATTTTTCGATTTCATAAGTATCTTCACCAGTAGATTCCCAGCTTAAACCAGATTCTGAATAAGGCGACTTAGTCTTAACCGCTACCTTAGAAGCAACCATAAAAGCTGAATAAAAACCAACACCAAATTGCCCTATCATATCTAAGTTAATATTCTCAGCGTTAGTTTGTAATTTCTCTAAAAAAGATTTTGAACCAGATTTCGCAATAGTTCCTAAGTTTTCAACTAATTCTTCTTCTGTCATTCCAATTCCATTATCTTTAATGGTAATCGTTTTGTCTTCTTTTGAAACTTCAATTTCGATTTTATACTCTTCATTTGATTTTAATGTATCATCTTGCAATGATAAGAAATTATATTTATCGATAGCATCGCTAGCATTTGATATAAGTTCTCTTAAAAAGATTTCTTTGTGAGTATAAATCGAATTAATCATTAAATTAAGTAGTTGTTTAGACTCCGTTTTAAATTCTCTAACATTACTCATTTATATAACCTCCTTATTATTACAAAAATTATAATAAATAATAATAACCAATTTGTCAAGTCTGAAGTATTTTAGAAAATTAAAAAATATTTTTTATTTTATCCTAAAACTGTTAAAAATATAATTGGGGTGATCAATGAATATGATTGGATTAATCTGTTCTTATATTCTACTTCTATTCCTGTTTATAATCGCTACCCTTTTACCTAAATTTCATATTTCAAAGGAAATGACACGACAGATCATCCATATTTGTATTGCTAATTGGTGGATAATTGCGATGATTTTTTTTAAAGATGTCTATATCGCATTAATTCCTCCTATTTCCTTTGTGATTTTGAACTTTTTATCTTACCGTTATCACCTAGTTTCAGGAATAGAACGAGACGATAAAAAGGAGTTAGGGACTCTCTATTATCCAATTTCTTTAGTTGTACTTGTCCTCTTTACTTTTGGGTACATAAATAAACCCTACATAGGTGCTATTGGTGTAATGATTATGGGATATGGTGATGGGATTGCTACAATTATAGGCTATAAGTTTGGAAAGAAAAAACTCTTTAAAAATAAAACTTACCTTGGAAGTATGACAATGTTTATTATTTCCTTTTTAACTACTTTTATCCTTTTATGGATATTTAATCCACTTCATCTATTCATCTATAGTTTCATTATTGCCATAACAGCAACTATCGCAGAAGGATTATCCTGTAAAGGTTTAGATAATCTAACGGTTCCCCTTTTTACGACATTCATTTATTATTTATTAATTACTATATAAAAAGAAAAAAAACGCATCATTGCGTTTTTAGTTTTTCAACGATTAAAAGAAATCTTCACTTATAATATTAAAAACAATTTCCTAAAGTCATTAATAAATTATATAATCCACTATGTCTTAGTTCATCAGTAATAATTTCAGTTAACATATTAATATGAACTCGATTTTCCATCGCAAATAGGATTTGACGATATTTTTGAACGGCAGATAATTCACCCATTAATGCTTGTTTTAATCCCTCACAATATGATTTGGGTTTATCGAATGGTTCGTCTAATCCATGAGGTAAGACTTGACCTGTTAATTGATAGTAAATCGTTCTAAACATTTTATTGTGTCTAATTTCATCATCACGAATACTAGAAACAATTTGATTTGCTTCTTCTGTAGGAGCAACACTTACTAGATAATTATAAAATAATTCATCCTTTCTTTCTCCACCTAAAGTATTTCGAATCAATTCCAATCCTTTTTGATAATTTTTGGGATGCGTATAAGATGATAAATCTGTCATCATGTCATTTATCCCATCAAGATAATCATTATTCGGATTATAATACATACAAAACCTCCATAACATTTTATTCTATGGTTAGGTTATTAGAATACATTAAGTTCTTCACATATTTGTATGTATAATTCTACACCTCGATATAATATTTTATCATCAAAATTAAAATGACAACTATGTAATGGGTAAGTATAACCTAATTCCTCATTTCTTGAGCCTAGCATTAAAAAATAACCAGGTACTGTTTGTAAATAATATGAAAAATCTTCTGATATCATGATTGGTTTTAATTTAATAATTTCCTCTTCTTTTAAGATTTTTTTCATTAATAAATAAAAATGATGATCATTAACTAATGGGGGATATAAATCTCTAAACACCATTTCCACTTGAATATTAAACATATTTTCGATTCCTTTATTAATTACTTCCATACGTTTTTTAATTAGATCATAAATTTCTCCATTAAATGCACGTACCGTACCATTTAAGTGAATCTTACTAGCGATAACATTTCTTGCTTCTCCACCTCGAATTTTTCCAATTGTTACTACACCACTTTCGATTGGATTTACATTACGGCTAATAATACTTTGATAGGTTTGAATTAATTGAGAGGCTACATAAATCCCATCAACCCCATTTTGTGGCATTGCACCATGACAACTAATCGCATGAATGGTAATATCAAATTCACCAGCCTGCCCCATTAACACACCATCCGTTAATCCTATTTTACCTTCTGGGATTTCTGGATAAACATGTAATCCAAATATTTTTTCAACATGATATTTTTGTAAATAGCCATCTTGGATAATGATTTTAGCCCCTCCTGGGCCTTCTTCAGCAGGTTGAAAGATAAGCACTATATCTTTTTTAAGTTGCAAATTAGAGATATAAGAGGCAAATCCAAGCAAAATACTCATATGTCCATCATGACCACAAGCATGCATTCTTCCTTCATGTGTAGATATAAAATCAACATTTGTTTTTTCATGAACCGCTAAGGCATCCATATCCGCCCTAAATGCAATCGCTTGATTTTCTTTTCCTCTTTTTAATGCGATAAGTCCTGTTTCAGCCACTTCTTCAACTTCAAAACTTAATTTTAATAATTCACTTTTTATAAAAGCTTGGGTTTTAATTTCTTGAAATCCTAATTCAGGAATTTGATGTAAATAATGTCTAAATCTTTTAATTTCATTTTTCAACGTTTGATTTAACATTTTTCTTCTCCTACCTACAATCTATTATGAATCTTGTAAGTTTAGTTTACGTAATAAATAGTTTGGATGGTCTTATAATACAAATATCGTAAACAAAATGAGAATTAATCCAAATAAACTTACAAATCCATCAATTATATATAATTGTTTTTCTTTTTTAAGTAAATTAGTTAACCATGAGTAAAACTTTTCATAATTAAATAATAACACAATTATTTTAATTAAAGTACATGAAAATAATAAACTGATCACAATTGATAGAGAAATCTGAGTGACTAATTCGATTATCCAGGTCACAATTAATAGAACTAGTCCTAAAATTGAGATGATATTAATCCAATAAGGTTTTTCTTCAGGATACATTTTTTGAATCCATTTTTTTTCATCAAAAGGTAGTATATGAAGATAGAATGGTTTTAAAAATGCCATAATACCAAACAATATTCCTAAACATTTAAAATATAACATACAATCACCAAAATATTATATTTAAATTAAATTAGCTTATACCTTAATTTAAATAAAAAAATTTGTATGAACAATAATCTTATACTTAAAGATGGTAAAGAAAAAACCATTTATAAACCTTTTCCTTCTTTATAAGTTACTTTATTATAAGTTATTTCATAATACATTTCAATATATAATTAAATTTAGTTTTCGTATATTGTATTTTTAATCAGCTGATTTTGAATAACATCAGCTACTTTTTCAAATTTATAATTTTAAAGATTATCATGTTTCTTCTTTCAGTTAATCCTAATACGAAATCACTTTTACTATTTAACACCTTTTTTATGAGATTATTAAGTCAAGAACTAACTTAGTAAACACAGTTTAGAACTTTTTTTATATAAAGTTTGACACATATAATCCTCAAAATTAATTATCGTAAATTATGTATTGGTTAGGAAAACATATTATTAAGTAATTATAGAAATTAATAGAATTATTTTATAACTTGATAATTGTTTGTCAATTATTTATTGCATCAAGTATTGCGTGACTTTTATAATTTAACCTATATAATTAGAGTAAGAGGTGATAAGATGAAGAATATTAACGAAAATATAAAAAAATATCGATTAGAGAAGGGAATAACTCAACAAGAAATTGCTGATAAACTTTTTGTGACAAGGCAATGTATTTCACGATGGGAGCAAGGAAAAAGTGTTCCTGATATTGAAAGCCTTGAGAAATTAGCTAGTATTCTAGAAATTACAGTTAGTGAAATAATTGATGATGAATCAATTAAAACATTAACTATTAATGAAGCTATTATAAACCGAAAATTTAAAAAATTTATTTGGACTTCTTTAATTATTAGTGCATTGGCTGTCTTATTAACTATTATTGGATATATTGTTATTAATGAACAATATAACGCGAATAAAATTGGAAATATAAAAAATACCTTAGGTATTATTACAGAAATGGATACTATTACCGAACATGACCTTGAACATCAAATAATCAAGTTTGAAAATGAAGAAAATATTTACATATTAAATATAAGTTATTTTGGTGAAGTTAAATTTTTTGATAACAAAGTAAAATCCATTAGTTATCACGATTTAAAAGTTGGAGATACAATAGAATTAGAATACCGAAATGAGTTAAAATCAGAAAATGTCACTAAAATAAATGTAATTGATTCTAAAGTGGAAAAAAGTTTAATAGGTGTAATTCTTGTCGCTAATGGAGAAACATATGAGTCGATTGAAGATATTCAAAGAAATAATGATTCTGGTTTGCACTTTTATTTATTTGAAAAAGAAAATAATAGTAATCATACTATAACAAATATGGGGCTGGGAGAAACTAAATCTAATATTACATATAATGGAAATCATTTTCATTATGATTTTGAACTTAACATTTATTTTGATAGAGCAAAAATCATAAATGATGTGGTTATAGGTTTAGTATATTCTACTGGAATAGAGTATGTAGAAACAATAGATATAGCTTATTTAAACTCTCAAAATCGAATATATAACGGTGAAATGGATTATGAATCTCAAAACATCTATTCAGTACATAGTGCTGATGTAACCTATGAAGTGAATTTTATTGAAACAAATACATTTAGTTCAATTGAAGTTTACGAATATGATATAAACCATAATCTAATTAAAACAACATCACTTAATTTTGATGATTATTTTAATTTTAATGCAGATGAAAATGCTATCTATTCCTATATTAAGGTAACAAGTGAAAATGATGATTACTACTATAGAGAGGTTTATCACCTTATGGTTGGTGAAAAATTAGATATACCGAAAAGTGATGAATATGGATTAGTGATAAATACAACATTTTTCTATCATTCTTATTCACCTAAAAATTGAAAACATTATACACATATAGTAAAACTAAAAGGTAAGCTAAAACCCAATCAAATATGTTATAAGGGTTACAGTTTACCTTAATTATTTATTCAACATATACTGGTGATTTTTTATTTTTCAAATTTTCAGGAAAACATAAAATAATCAAGAATCACTGCTTCTTTAAATGTTGTAAATAGGATAAACGATCTTTAAATTTCTTTTCTAAGCCCTGTTCAGTAGGTTCATAATAACGTTGGTTTTTTAAATTATTCGGTAGGCATTGCATATTGGTTATTTTATTTTCAAAATCATGCGCGTAAGTATAATTTTTTCCATAACCTAAACTATCCATCAGTTTTGTTGGTGCATTTCTTAATTGGTATGGCACACCTTCAGATAATGTATTTAAAGCATCTTTTTTTGCTTTATCATAAGCCAAATATAACGCATTTGATTTAGGTGCTAGAGATAAATAAACCACTGCTTGGGTTAAATTAACGTTACACTCTGGCATTCCATTAAAATGGGAGGCTTGATAAGCTGATACTGTGATATCTAATGCACGAGGATCTGCTAACCCAATATCTTCAGATGCAAATCGAATTAACCTCCTAGCAATATACAAGGGATTTTCTCCACCTTCAAGCATTCGTGCTAGCCAATAAACAGCAGCATCAGGGTCACTATTTCGCATTGATTTATGCAAAGCAGAAATCAAATTATAATGTTCTTCTCCACTTTTATCATATAATAATATTTTATTCTGCATACATTCTTCAACGGTTTCTTTTTTGATATAAATGATTCCTTC from Mycoplasmatota bacterium carries:
- a CDS encoding DUF4236 domain-containing protein; translated protein: MGISFRKSFRIGKNTRINFSKNGGIGISTGVKGFRVSKNNSGVRFTLGGNGIHYTKWFTKKKKTKKSDRKKIDKNLNKLEKDKLEEIEKEERIINPETDFERIPTEDEQALLLYLGSRERNYLLYLLLITLLGLGIFGVIQRSFLSYILIAFNICLLLLYLLKSKLHSYVYSLNHSITLFQKNRLNKAYKLLKKCLAIKPKSDKALIMMMFTAFRLEKYEEALYYVEAYKEENSPLEVMYFIEGCASTELGKYQEGIAAIEKIYSEDDDIRFSKYKVLGDCYLGLNDYDKAISWYKELPVNKEEMDEDQLEYKYALGKALFLKGHKKRAFSYLSKVYDYRVDYKDVKALMDEI
- a CDS encoding DegV family protein, which translates into the protein MKKIGIVTCSTSGLDYIKGYEDIKKARTTIIINNKEYLDGLEIHPKQFYDQLNSLTEVPKTAQPSMGHLLDLYQQLKDDGCTDIIYISISEHLSGTYQSVCLSKDFVEDINIHPFNSQTASFLTGFMAMEAHRLAKEGKSVEEILDYLAFLRDHDRIYLMVDDLKYLVRNGRLSNAAGFIASALRIKPLLEIGDDGKIVAKEKIRTTKKALDRVIDSFLEDTNNGKDAKFIFLFNTDALKNLEYTKNRLSKAGIDTSQLIDAAVSPAIGCHVGKGVIGIGYVKN
- a CDS encoding helix-turn-helix transcriptional regulator produces the protein MKNINENIKKYRLEKGITQQEIADKLFVTRQCISRWEQGKSVPDIESLEKLASILEITVSEIIDDESIKTLTINEAIINRKFKKFIWTSLIISALAVLLTIIGYIVINEQYNANKIGNIKNTLGIITEMDTITEHDLEHQIIKFENEENIYILNISYFGEVKFFDNKVKSISYHDLKVGDTIELEYRNELKSENVTKINVIDSKVEKSLIGVILVANGETYESIEDIQRNNDSGLHFYLFEKENNSNHTITNMGLGETKSNITYNGNHFHYDFELNIYFDRAKIINDVVIGLVYSTGIEYVETIDIAYLNSQNRIYNGEMDYESQNIYSVHSADVTYEVNFIETNTFSSIEVYEYDINHNLIKTTSLNFDDYFNFNADENAIYSYIKVTSENDDYYYREVYHLMVGEKLDIPKSDEYGLVINTTFFYHSYSPKN
- a CDS encoding amidohydrolase gives rise to the protein MLNQTLKNEIKRFRHYLHQIPELGFQEIKTQAFIKSELLKLSFEVEEVAETGLIALKRGKENQAIAFRADMDALAVHEKTNVDFISTHEGRMHACGHDGHMSILLGFASYISNLQLKKDIVLIFQPAEEGPGGAKIIIQDGYLQKYHVEKIFGLHVYPEIPEGKIGLTDGVLMGQAGEFDITIHAISCHGAMPQNGVDGIYVASQLIQTYQSIISRNVNPIESGVVTIGKIRGGEARNVIASKIHLNGTVRAFNGEIYDLIKKRMEVINKGIENMFNIQVEMVFRDLYPPLVNDHHFYLLMKKILKEEEIIKLKPIMISEDFSYYLQTVPGYFLMLGSRNEELGYTYPLHSCHFNFDDKILYRGVELYIQICEELNVF
- the htpG gene encoding molecular chaperone HtpG; translation: MSNVREFKTESKQLLNLMINSIYTHKEIFLRELISNASDAIDKYNFLSLQDDTLKSNEEYKIEIEVSKEDKTITIKDNGIGMTEEELVENLGTIAKSGSKSFLEKLQTNAENINLDMIGQFGVGFYSAFMVASKVAVKTKSPYSESGLSWESTGEDTYEIEKSAKEDHGTEITLFLRDNNEEDESYDVYLEEFKIKELVKKYSDYVRYPIVMEVTKQVPKEDNKDEFENMTEMENLNSMIPLWKKSKSEISEEDLNEFYKYQFHDYEVPIKSIHMNVEGALNYNALIFIPKKAPYDLYSEKYEKGLQLYSKGVFIMDKCKELIPDYLRFIKGLVDSPDLSLNISREMLQHDKQLSKIASNLEKKIKNELERMLKNDREQYIEFYKTYGVNIKYGVYDQFGAKKDLLKDLIIFNSSKDKEYTTLKEYVERMKEEQEFIYYASGQSIDQLDKLPQMELLKEKDYEVLYFTDDIDEFAIKILMEYDNKKFKNISQGDLNLESNEEKEALEEKEKTYKDLLSHIKDCLTDKVSEVKLSSRLKDSAVCLVSKDDISFEMEKVLAVMPGGNNGVKAQRVLEINPNHQLFKALETVYEKDKEDINDYATLLYSQALLVEGFKLDDPIEFSNKMCELMIKSTK
- a CDS encoding ferritin-like domain-containing protein, with the translated sequence MLWRFCMYYNPNNDYLDGINDMMTDLSSYTHPKNYQKGLELIRNTLGGERKDELFYNYLVSVAPTEEANQIVSSIRDDEIRHNKMFRTIYYQLTGQVLPHGLDEPFDKPKSYCEGLKQALMGELSAVQKYRQILFAMENRVHINMLTEIITDELRHSGLYNLLMTLGNCF
- a CDS encoding TM2 domain-containing protein, giving the protein MINISSEPKKKEETNDEKTKNNSKKSKKAKKDEFVIGKNKVIAILLALFLGRYGMHKFYLGKPALGFVYLIFSRYQIIMFFSICDAFIYLFTDNETWLKEYGYKKLDDKK